The following are from one region of the Deltaproteobacteria bacterium genome:
- a CDS encoding DUF190 domain-containing protein yields MRRLTGTQTLMRIFIGEDDRAGRKSLCLEIVELLRKEKIAGATVLRGILGFGAKSHLHTGHLLRLSQDLPIVIEVVDSRENIDRVLPRLDALMGEGLVTLENVTVLRYAPGESVENNS; encoded by the coding sequence TTGAGGCGGCTGACCGGGACACAGACGTTGATGCGCATCTTCATCGGCGAGGACGACCGTGCGGGTCGCAAGTCGCTCTGCCTGGAAATCGTCGAATTGCTGCGCAAAGAAAAAATCGCCGGCGCGACGGTGCTGCGCGGGATCCTGGGCTTCGGAGCGAAGAGCCACCTGCACACCGGGCACCTGCTTCGCCTCTCGCAGGATCTGCCGATCGTGATCGAGGTCGTCGACAGCCGAGAAAACATCGACCGCGTCCTGCCGCGCCTCGACGCCCTGATGGGCGAGGGTCTCGTGACGCTCGAAAACGTCACGGTCCTCCGGTATGCGCCCGGCGAAAGCGTGGAAAATAATTCCTGA
- the crcB gene encoding fluoride efflux transporter CrcB encodes MRIWLLIGGFGALGAIGRYAMSGAVYRIFGTSFAHGTLAVNVLGSFLLGAIMEISLGSTWISAEWRSAIGIGFIGAFTTFSTFSYETWKYLEDGDWWRAGANVGLNVVLCLMACAAAVHLSRFLLGGGR; translated from the coding sequence ATGCGCATCTGGCTCCTGATTGGGGGATTCGGCGCCTTGGGCGCGATCGGACGCTACGCGATGAGCGGTGCGGTCTATCGGATCTTCGGAACGTCGTTCGCCCACGGCACGCTGGCGGTCAACGTGCTGGGGTCTTTCCTGCTCGGCGCCATCATGGAAATCAGCCTCGGCAGCACGTGGATTTCCGCAGAATGGCGATCGGCGATCGGGATCGGATTCATCGGCGCGTTCACGACGTTTTCGACCTTCAGCTATGAAACGTGGAAATACCTCGAGGACGGCGACTGGTGGCGCGCGGGCGCGAATGTCGGTCTCAACGTCGTGCTGTGCCTGATGGCCTGCGCGGCGGCGGTTCACCTGTCACGATTCCTTTTGGGAGGCGGGAGATGA
- a CDS encoding response regulator codes for MKEPSVLIVEDDEVAAEILQQFVHHHRPQARVEWCWNGYEALVRVQDFQPDLILLDYMMPKLDGREFISTLRTLDTCRGCHIAVISAYVDRINEKGFLDLGAQEVLSKPVNSSQIAALLDRVAAERKPT; via the coding sequence ATGAAGGAACCATCGGTGTTGATCGTCGAGGACGACGAGGTCGCTGCGGAGATCCTTCAGCAATTCGTGCATCATCATCGTCCGCAGGCGCGCGTGGAGTGGTGCTGGAACGGATACGAAGCCCTCGTCCGGGTGCAGGATTTCCAGCCCGATCTGATTCTGCTTGATTACATGATGCCCAAACTCGACGGTCGCGAGTTCATCTCGACCCTCAGGACGCTCGACACCTGCCGGGGTTGCCACATCGCCGTGATCTCGGCGTACGTCGATCGGATCAACGAGAAGGGATTTCTCGATCTTGGCGCGCAGGAAGTGCTGTCGAAACCGGTTAACTCGTCGCAGATCGCGGCGTTGCTCGACCGCGTCGCCGCCGAACGCAAGCCGACCTGA
- a CDS encoding PAS domain S-box protein: protein MNSDPDADQTVFAKFEELRGRIRELEQRLEQRDERIKAQSFDSQTLWSLVEALDEGVLEIRSGTCVRANSAAARMLGALSGNALVGTPKAELLRFDGAESSPAEQADSSTRRRLARDHGSHVTVVARPILLPQVPPESEFWLLDNEEPLEELRRACDLWAARYRGVTSALFEGMCIFKDGRILEVNPALCAMFGYAAKEAIGTDPLRYFPADVHEDLRAKAMADSPRPCITRAKRKDGTLFHVEISGRRAPFMHADWSFVVIRDVNDMVLARARLQETLDNLEAEVRRRTDELTGANETLRQEIERHHESTRHLRHEQNLVKALLDNAPFAISFKDVHGRYVRVNSAQAHWLGIEDGHEALGRTDADFVPAPTAARIRKNEELILQTGDAKIDAIERGQFGGKETVWLATTVLPWHDSHGKMVGTISISRDVSAVKKAEDALRASEERFRTLAENSRDTIMRFDRECRHLYVNSVVEEQTGIAPGLFIGRTHSDLGFPADLVNVWEDAIRATFRKGDTQRVEFRLPSGIWIDWLLMPEIDSAGRVQTVLASARNITDSRESLSRIARSESFLRALIENLPDFIGVLDENDRYIYLNRVAAPDAKIEDVLGKPVGVFTRPGDRPILDAALASAKSGVAAHFEIETRIGDVEQSWLSRFIPFSQDGQARVMIISTDVTAERNARIAQAESETRFRSLVENSPDHVVIADGEMRLQFVNAGELASTTDVLGQSIERYIDEADRPAAIAAFRETFENGVARELELRAIMRDGTGGWYLARMAPMKNNDTVTGVVILLTDIRETKSREADLRTFQRAVEQSLHGIAVVGLDGRISFSNPAWDRMHGFEPGALADVNIRRLHTTDQWNDEVLPFLHVVNDTGAHTGELGRVREGDGAFPSLTTISNVLGADGEPVARIVIAQDDTERRATLEDLRSAFAKAREADLLKGRFLANMSHELRTPLNAVIGLVEVLELEPGMNVEKRSHYTTLIRRAAQSLLLIVNNLLKLSKIEAGKYTPEPTRFPLRGLVEDIFARYEPQASAKSLGFSLDFGPGVPEDVEGDPVMLELVLNNLIGNAIKFTGTGGVTLAVSRAESGEERMRFEIVDTGIGIAAEHLPHIFDAFYQADDSTTRAYQGTGLGLAITREFVELMGGAITARSEEGRGSRFAFEIDLDSPNNGGAEN, encoded by the coding sequence ATGAATTCAGATCCAGACGCGGATCAAACAGTCTTCGCGAAATTCGAGGAACTTCGCGGGCGTATCCGAGAACTCGAGCAGCGGCTGGAACAGCGCGACGAGCGGATCAAGGCGCAGAGCTTCGACTCGCAGACCCTGTGGTCCCTCGTCGAGGCGCTGGACGAGGGCGTGCTCGAAATTCGATCGGGGACGTGTGTCCGCGCGAACTCGGCCGCCGCACGAATGCTTGGAGCGCTTTCGGGCAACGCGCTGGTCGGCACACCCAAGGCGGAGTTGCTGCGTTTCGATGGCGCGGAATCCTCGCCGGCGGAGCAGGCCGATTCTTCGACCCGGCGGAGGCTTGCGCGGGACCATGGATCGCACGTCACCGTCGTCGCCCGTCCGATCCTCCTGCCCCAGGTGCCGCCAGAATCCGAATTCTGGCTGCTGGACAATGAAGAGCCGCTCGAGGAACTGCGCCGCGCCTGCGATCTGTGGGCCGCGCGGTATCGCGGCGTGACGAGCGCTCTGTTCGAGGGCATGTGCATCTTCAAGGACGGTCGCATCCTCGAAGTGAATCCCGCCCTGTGCGCGATGTTCGGCTACGCCGCCAAAGAAGCGATCGGCACGGATCCGTTACGGTATTTTCCCGCGGACGTTCACGAAGACCTGCGCGCGAAAGCCATGGCAGACTCGCCCCGCCCTTGCATTACGCGCGCGAAGCGGAAGGACGGAACGCTGTTCCATGTGGAAATCTCGGGACGGCGTGCACCGTTCATGCATGCGGACTGGTCGTTCGTCGTGATCCGAGACGTGAACGACATGGTTCTTGCGCGGGCGCGTCTTCAGGAGACGCTCGACAACCTTGAAGCCGAGGTTCGGCGACGGACCGACGAACTGACGGGCGCCAACGAGACGCTCCGCCAGGAAATCGAGCGGCATCACGAGTCGACTCGCCACCTTCGCCACGAGCAGAACCTCGTGAAGGCGCTGCTCGACAACGCGCCGTTCGCGATCTCCTTCAAGGATGTGCATGGCCGATACGTGCGCGTCAATTCCGCGCAGGCCCATTGGCTGGGAATCGAGGACGGCCATGAAGCGCTCGGGCGAACCGACGCCGATTTCGTGCCCGCCCCGACGGCGGCGCGCATCCGGAAGAACGAAGAACTGATCCTGCAAACCGGCGACGCCAAGATCGACGCGATCGAGCGGGGACAATTCGGAGGAAAAGAGACCGTCTGGCTCGCCACGACGGTGCTTCCGTGGCACGACAGCCATGGAAAAATGGTCGGGACGATTTCCATCTCGCGGGATGTTTCCGCGGTGAAAAAAGCCGAGGACGCCCTGCGCGCGTCCGAGGAACGTTTTCGCACGCTCGCGGAAAATTCCCGCGACACGATCATGCGTTTCGACCGGGAATGCCGACACCTCTACGTGAACTCCGTCGTCGAGGAGCAAACGGGAATCGCGCCGGGACTTTTCATTGGGAGGACGCACTCGGATCTGGGATTTCCCGCCGACCTCGTGAACGTCTGGGAAGATGCGATTCGCGCAACGTTCCGAAAAGGCGACACGCAGCGCGTCGAATTCCGGCTCCCGTCGGGGATCTGGATCGACTGGCTGTTGATGCCCGAGATCGACTCCGCCGGGCGCGTCCAGACCGTCCTGGCTTCCGCCCGCAACATCACCGATTCGAGGGAATCGCTCTCCCGCATCGCTCGGTCCGAATCGTTTCTGCGCGCCCTCATCGAAAATCTTCCCGATTTCATCGGCGTCCTCGACGAGAACGACCGGTACATCTACCTCAACCGCGTTGCGGCGCCCGACGCGAAAATCGAGGACGTTTTGGGAAAGCCCGTCGGCGTTTTCACCCGCCCGGGGGATCGGCCCATTCTCGATGCCGCCCTGGCGAGCGCGAAATCCGGCGTCGCCGCGCACTTCGAAATCGAAACTCGAATCGGCGATGTCGAACAGTCGTGGCTCAGCCGCTTCATCCCGTTCTCGCAGGACGGACAGGCGCGCGTCATGATCATCTCCACGGACGTGACGGCCGAACGAAACGCCCGCATCGCGCAAGCGGAGAGCGAAACCCGGTTCCGTTCGCTCGTCGAAAATTCTCCCGATCATGTCGTCATCGCGGACGGCGAAATGCGTCTCCAGTTCGTCAACGCGGGCGAACTCGCGAGCACGACCGATGTTCTCGGGCAGTCGATCGAACGATATATCGATGAGGCGGACCGGCCGGCCGCGATCGCCGCGTTCCGCGAAACGTTTGAGAACGGCGTCGCGCGCGAACTCGAACTGCGCGCTATCATGCGGGACGGAACCGGGGGCTGGTACCTGGCGCGCATGGCGCCGATGAAGAACAACGATACGGTGACGGGCGTGGTCATTCTGCTGACGGATATCCGCGAAACCAAATCGCGCGAAGCCGACCTGCGGACCTTTCAGCGCGCGGTCGAGCAGTCGTTGCACGGCATCGCCGTCGTCGGGCTCGACGGACGGATCTCGTTCTCGAATCCCGCGTGGGACCGGATGCACGGATTCGAACCGGGAGCACTGGCCGACGTGAATATCCGTCGCCTGCACACGACCGATCAATGGAACGACGAAGTCCTACCGTTCCTCCACGTGGTGAACGACACGGGAGCCCATACCGGGGAACTCGGTCGCGTCCGGGAGGGTGACGGCGCATTTCCGTCGCTCACCACGATCTCCAACGTCCTCGGGGCGGACGGAGAACCCGTCGCGAGAATCGTCATCGCCCAGGACGACACCGAGCGAAGAGCGACGCTCGAAGATCTGCGAAGCGCGTTCGCAAAGGCGCGCGAAGCCGACCTGCTCAAGGGCCGATTCCTCGCGAACATGAGTCACGAACTGCGCACGCCGCTCAACGCCGTAATCGGCCTGGTCGAGGTGTTGGAACTCGAACCCGGGATGAACGTCGAGAAGCGGAGTCACTACACGACGCTCATCCGCCGGGCCGCTCAGTCACTCCTGTTGATCGTGAACAATCTGCTGAAACTCTCGAAAATCGAAGCCGGGAAGTACACGCCCGAGCCGACGCGGTTTCCCCTGCGCGGTCTCGTCGAGGATATCTTCGCGAGGTACGAACCGCAGGCGTCGGCCAAGTCGTTGGGGTTCAGCCTCGACTTCGGGCCGGGCGTTCCGGAAGATGTCGAAGGCGATCCCGTGATGCTGGAGCTGGTTTTGAACAACCTGATCGGCAACGCCATCAAATTCACGGGAACGGGCGGCGTGACCCTTGCCGTGAGCCGCGCGGAGTCCGGCGAAGAGCGCATGCGTTTCGAGATCGTCGACACGGGAATCGGCATCGCCGCGGAACACCTGCCGCACATCTTCGACGCGTTCTACCAGGCCGACGACTCCACCACGCGCGCGTACCAGGGCACCGGGCTCGGACTCGCGATCACGCGGGAGTTCGTGGAACTCATGGGCGGGGCGATCACCGCCCGAAGCGAAGAGGGCCGCGGCAGCCGATTCGCCTTCGAGATCGACCTGGATTCGCCGAACAACGGCGGCGCGGAAAACTGA
- a CDS encoding helix-turn-helix domain-containing protein yields MERRVKPDSYDFSVLRELRSRRRVTLESLSDATGISFSTLTRIETNQNQPSLSTLSALATYFGMRPAQLLEIATPRTHQVTESPEDFTDGSSRFVGWPDLELRLFRRAPGEGLNFAPPVGTSQIAWVLNGRLRARVLGQDHELPAGNALRFDASEDSEMKFVEDTEFICLTWPKAR; encoded by the coding sequence ATGGAACGACGCGTCAAACCGGACTCGTACGATTTTTCGGTGCTGCGTGAATTGCGCAGCCGACGTCGCGTGACCCTCGAGTCGCTCTCGGATGCGACTGGAATCAGTTTCTCGACGCTCACCCGCATCGAAACGAATCAGAATCAACCCAGCCTTTCGACGCTTTCGGCGCTCGCGACGTATTTTGGGATGCGTCCCGCGCAGTTGCTGGAGATCGCCACGCCGAGGACGCACCAGGTGACCGAGTCGCCCGAGGACTTCACCGACGGCAGTTCGCGATTCGTCGGATGGCCCGACCTCGAACTGCGGCTTTTTCGCCGAGCGCCGGGCGAAGGGCTCAATTTCGCGCCGCCGGTCGGGACCTCTCAAATCGCCTGGGTTTTGAACGGTCGACTGCGCGCGCGGGTGCTCGGCCAGGACCACGAATTGCCGGCCGGCAACGCCCTTCGCTTCGACGCCTCGGAAGACAGCGAGATGAAATTCGTCGAGGACACCGAATTCATCTGCCTCACATGGCCCAAGGCGCGCTAG
- the rodA gene encoding rod shape-determining protein RodA translates to MAFVILLIIGLGLLNLYSSVESSPAKSGLFTTQVQWYVICCLAMIVVFAINYHFYDAAAYWLYGAAVVLLILVLLVGKTAKGSSRWIELGFFSFQPSELSKIAFALCLARYFSQYPKTEGYRLGDLAIPFGLLAAPTILMLMQPDLGTAMLHVLIFASVCVFVGLRTRTLVGLGFSAIAAAPLMWFFGLKDYQRLRVLTLLDPESDPLGSGYHIRQSLIAIGSGRFIGKGYLHGTQTRLQFLPEQHTDFIFSVLSEEWGFLGAAFVLILFFALIVWGVSVAARSKDNFGSILAFGMVSILFWHVFINVGMALGIMPVVGVVLPFFSYGRTAIFTMLVAVTLLLNINSRRSMFE, encoded by the coding sequence ATGGCCTTCGTCATTCTGCTCATCATCGGCCTCGGGCTGCTCAACCTCTATTCCTCCGTCGAGAGCTCGCCGGCGAAATCGGGGCTCTTCACCACGCAGGTCCAGTGGTACGTGATTTGTTGTCTCGCGATGATCGTCGTCTTCGCGATCAACTACCACTTCTATGACGCGGCCGCGTACTGGCTTTACGGTGCCGCCGTCGTGCTTCTGATTCTCGTGCTCCTCGTCGGAAAAACGGCGAAGGGTTCGTCGCGCTGGATCGAGCTCGGATTCTTCTCGTTTCAACCGTCCGAGTTATCGAAGATCGCCTTCGCGCTGTGCCTGGCGAGGTACTTCTCGCAATACCCGAAGACCGAAGGCTATCGGCTCGGCGATCTGGCGATTCCCTTCGGCCTTCTCGCGGCGCCCACGATCCTGATGTTGATGCAGCCCGATCTGGGAACCGCCATGTTGCACGTGCTCATCTTCGCCAGCGTTTGCGTCTTCGTGGGATTGCGCACGCGGACCCTGGTCGGCCTCGGATTTTCCGCGATCGCCGCCGCGCCGCTCATGTGGTTTTTCGGACTGAAGGACTACCAGCGCCTGCGCGTGCTCACCCTGCTCGATCCGGAAAGTGACCCGCTGGGCAGCGGTTACCATATCCGCCAGTCGCTCATCGCCATCGGCAGCGGGCGGTTCATCGGCAAAGGCTACCTGCACGGCACGCAGACCCGGCTTCAGTTCCTTCCCGAACAGCACACCGATTTCATCTTCAGCGTGCTCTCGGAAGAATGGGGTTTTCTGGGCGCGGCATTCGTGCTGATCCTGTTTTTCGCCCTGATCGTGTGGGGCGTTTCCGTCGCGGCGAGATCGAAGGACAATTTCGGATCGATCCTCGCCTTCGGGATGGTCTCGATCCTGTTCTGGCACGTGTTCATCAACGTGGGGATGGCGCTGGGGATCATGCCTGTCGTGGGCGTCGTGCTGCCGTTTTTTTCCTACGGGCGAACGGCGATCTTCACGATGCTTGTCGCCGTGACGCTGCTGCTCAACATCAACAGCCGCAGGTCGATGTTCGAGTGA
- the mrdA gene encoding penicillin-binding protein 2 has translation MIIGKPSGEQGGFAEDQERNPTPYYVAIIIAFLILLSKLWYLQVIQGTELADQSDRHRIRDHRIPAARGIILDRNKEVLAQNRPSYNLFFHYASLPKEERLPFLETACKEYDIEFETAKRRYEASRDNQPVKIKTDITRDEVAIIKTRSMTFGRNFPLEVEVESIREYPHGTMGAHLLGYTAEIDKPRLELPKYEGYRPGDLVGKTGLEEAYEEYLAGVFGWKRVEVNARGIPIQELAVEKGIAGRNLVLNVDLDLMKSAQRALGTSAGAVVALDPRDGRVIVALSNPSFGPSIFSRPIPHDVWDKLVNDPKHPLQNKFAAGMYPPGSTFKVVTALAALESGAMTASSQVTCLGKWKFGGRDFRCHNEKGHGAVDLHRAIVHSCDVYFYKVGFQMGIDVIAEYSRALGLGARTGLDIVGEKGGLVPDKKWKEETYKQGWMPGDTLSAAIGQGSMLATPLQMAVVYSVFANGGTLYRPQLLDHVEDVNGEIIKSYEPEVIRQLNVSKRNLRLVHSGLIGVVNDPGGTGGRARMASVTVAGKTGTSQVRAIGAVRKHVSTLAYEHRDHAWFTCYAPAEDPEIVVAVLIEHSGHGGVMAAPIANQVLGSYFQLKRKREGRPEPESVQAVEIGDEDAVVFEPVAEEPGPAAGDGSITD, from the coding sequence ATGATTATCGGTAAACCGTCGGGGGAACAGGGCGGATTCGCCGAGGACCAGGAACGCAACCCCACTCCGTACTACGTGGCGATCATCATCGCGTTCCTCATTTTGCTCTCCAAACTCTGGTATCTTCAGGTCATTCAGGGAACGGAGCTCGCCGACCAGTCCGACCGCCACCGGATCCGCGATCATCGCATCCCCGCCGCGCGAGGGATCATTCTGGATCGAAACAAAGAAGTGCTGGCGCAAAATCGCCCCAGCTACAATCTGTTCTTTCATTACGCATCCTTGCCTAAGGAGGAGCGCCTCCCGTTCTTGGAAACCGCGTGCAAGGAATACGACATCGAGTTCGAGACGGCGAAGCGGCGGTACGAAGCGTCGCGCGACAACCAGCCGGTCAAAATCAAAACCGACATCACCCGGGACGAAGTCGCGATCATCAAGACGCGCAGTATGACCTTCGGACGAAATTTTCCGCTCGAGGTCGAGGTCGAGAGCATCCGCGAATACCCGCACGGCACGATGGGCGCGCATCTGCTGGGTTACACGGCGGAGATCGACAAACCGCGTCTCGAGTTGCCGAAATACGAGGGATATCGACCGGGCGATCTGGTCGGAAAAACCGGTCTCGAGGAAGCTTACGAGGAATACCTGGCGGGCGTCTTCGGATGGAAGCGCGTCGAGGTCAACGCGCGCGGCATCCCGATTCAGGAGCTCGCCGTGGAGAAGGGCATCGCCGGGCGCAATCTGGTGCTCAACGTCGATCTGGACCTGATGAAATCGGCGCAGCGTGCGCTTGGGACTTCGGCGGGGGCGGTCGTGGCTCTCGATCCCCGCGATGGCCGCGTCATCGTCGCGCTCTCGAATCCGAGCTTCGGGCCATCGATCTTCTCGCGACCGATCCCGCACGATGTGTGGGACAAGCTCGTGAATGATCCGAAGCATCCGCTGCAAAACAAGTTCGCGGCGGGCATGTATCCACCGGGCTCTACCTTCAAGGTCGTCACCGCGCTCGCCGCGTTGGAGAGCGGCGCAATGACCGCGTCGTCGCAGGTGACTTGCCTGGGCAAGTGGAAGTTCGGCGGTCGCGACTTCCGCTGCCACAACGAGAAAGGCCACGGCGCGGTCGATTTGCATCGTGCGATCGTGCATTCGTGCGACGTGTATTTCTACAAGGTCGGTTTTCAGATGGGGATCGACGTGATCGCCGAGTATTCCCGTGCGCTCGGACTCGGAGCGCGGACCGGGCTCGACATCGTCGGGGAGAAAGGCGGTCTAGTCCCCGACAAAAAATGGAAAGAAGAGACCTACAAACAGGGCTGGATGCCGGGCGACACGCTGTCCGCGGCGATCGGCCAAGGTTCGATGCTCGCGACGCCGTTGCAGATGGCCGTCGTGTACTCGGTCTTCGCCAACGGAGGCACGCTCTACCGGCCGCAACTGCTCGACCACGTCGAGGACGTCAACGGAGAGATCATCAAGAGCTACGAGCCCGAGGTCATTCGCCAACTCAACGTCTCCAAACGGAACCTGCGCCTCGTTCACAGCGGACTGATCGGGGTCGTCAACGATCCCGGCGGCACCGGCGGGCGCGCGCGCATGGCCTCGGTGACCGTCGCGGGCAAGACCGGTACGAGTCAGGTTCGCGCGATCGGCGCTGTCCGCAAGCATGTCAGCACCCTCGCCTACGAGCACCGCGACCACGCGTGGTTCACGTGCTACGCCCCCGCGGAAGATCCGGAGATCGTCGTGGCCGTGCTCATCGAGCACTCGGGCCACGGCGGCGTGATGGCCGCGCCGATTGCCAATCAGGTGCTCGGCTCCTATTTTCAACTCAAGCGAAAACGCGAAGGTCGGCCCGAACCCGAATCCGTCCAGGCCGTGGAGATCGGCGACGAAGACGCGGTCGTCTTCGAGCCGGTCGCGGAGGAACCCGGACCGGCGGCCGGCGACGGATCGATCACGGACTGA
- the mreD gene encoding rod shape-determining protein MreD, translating to MRWFLYFVAGLVGLVLENFAVIHVPIHGCGPQFTLLFVAFLGLGETPVRHLALAFGFGYLTDALVSTVPGFGAIAFTMVCVAVIALSRFLYMRSLSSLFLVTVIASVLWPTVRWFLLTFFGRGAHMASALFATLPLQTAINLGAAIVFFPILFRIHEATDTGSRDGGYLHDYR from the coding sequence ATGCGCTGGTTTCTCTATTTCGTCGCCGGCCTCGTCGGTCTGGTCCTCGAAAACTTCGCCGTGATCCACGTCCCGATCCACGGTTGCGGGCCGCAGTTCACGCTTCTGTTCGTGGCGTTTCTGGGCCTCGGCGAGACGCCGGTCCGACATCTCGCGCTCGCCTTCGGGTTTGGGTATCTGACCGACGCGCTCGTCTCCACGGTTCCGGGTTTCGGAGCGATCGCCTTCACGATGGTGTGCGTTGCGGTCATTGCGCTCAGTCGGTTCCTCTACATGCGGAGCCTGTCGTCGCTGTTTCTGGTCACCGTGATCGCCAGCGTGTTGTGGCCGACCGTCCGCTGGTTCCTGCTGACGTTTTTCGGGCGCGGTGCGCACATGGCGTCGGCCCTGTTCGCCACGTTGCCGCTCCAGACGGCGATCAATCTCGGCGCGGCGATCGTTTTCTTTCCCATTCTCTTCCGAATCCACGAGGCGACCGACACGGGCTCGCGCGACGGCGGATACCTGCATGATTATCGGTAA
- the mreC gene encoding rod shape-determining protein MreC produces MRDFFRQYRVLLALIALILLGLHIASSALNRGEETGPVGRVVLAIYSPIHRVVSWPFTKTSSIFHRYFALVGLRAENDILRRDNDALLAQVAQLSSIQAENDRLHELLKFRTPTKAAPVYARIIARSTSPEFRTMVIDKGTDDGVNRNMIALAPGGLVGHVHAVAGNAAKILLITDAASVVDAVVQRTRAAGIVKGRSQNMCTFDFLARTEDIENGDLIVTSGIGGIFTAGHPIGRVSIVDREASDMFLVVEITPSVVFENLEEVILLPGAAPPPAIASPLDTGN; encoded by the coding sequence ATGAGAGATTTTTTTCGGCAATACCGGGTCCTGCTGGCCCTCATCGCCCTCATTTTGCTGGGTCTTCACATCGCTTCGTCCGCGCTCAACCGCGGCGAGGAAACCGGCCCCGTCGGCCGCGTGGTTTTGGCGATCTACTCTCCCATCCACCGCGTCGTTTCCTGGCCGTTCACGAAAACCTCTTCGATTTTTCATCGCTACTTCGCGCTCGTGGGGCTGCGTGCCGAAAACGATATCCTGCGCCGCGACAACGACGCCCTGCTCGCACAGGTGGCGCAGCTCTCGTCGATTCAGGCGGAAAATGATCGCCTTCACGAACTGTTGAAGTTCAGAACCCCGACGAAGGCGGCGCCCGTCTATGCGCGCATCATCGCGCGCTCGACGTCGCCGGAGTTCCGCACGATGGTCATCGACAAGGGCACGGACGACGGCGTGAACCGCAACATGATCGCGCTTGCGCCCGGCGGGCTGGTCGGGCACGTGCATGCCGTCGCCGGAAACGCCGCGAAGATCCTGCTCATCACCGACGCGGCATCCGTCGTCGACGCGGTCGTGCAACGCACACGCGCGGCCGGCATCGTCAAGGGACGCAGCCAGAACATGTGCACGTTCGATTTCCTCGCGCGCACCGAGGACATCGAAAACGGCGACCTGATCGTGACTTCCGGGATTGGCGGCATCTTCACCGCGGGACACCCCATCGGTCGGGTGTCGATCGTCGACCGCGAAGCCTCGGACATGTTCCTCGTCGTGGAGATCACGCCCTCGGTCGTCTTCGAAAATCTCGAGGAAGTCATCCTGTTGCCGGGCGCCGCGCCCCCGCCCGCGATCGCCTCGCCGCTCGATACGGGAAACTGA
- a CDS encoding rod shape-determining protein, which translates to MFSQDMAIDLGTANTLVYMKGRGIAFSEPSVVAVQKDYRGMKRVLAVGKEAKMMVGRTPGHIYAIRPMREGVIADFEVTREMLRYFIRKAHNRKTLVRPRIIISVPFGITEVEKRAVKESAMSAGAREVYLVEEPMAAAIGAGLPITEPSGNMIVDIGGGTTEVAVISLAGIVLSQSVRIAGDKMDEAIIQFLKRKYNLFIGESTAERIKMTIGTAYHTDELMTMEVKGRDLVAGVPKTIEINSDEIRDSMIEPINAIVQAVRLALERTPPELASDIVDKGIVLAGGGALLRHVDVLLREETGLPITICDDPLSAVVLGTGKMLDELDLLRQVAIQA; encoded by the coding sequence ATGTTCTCGCAGGACATGGCGATCGATTTGGGAACGGCGAACACACTGGTCTATATGAAAGGCCGGGGAATCGCCTTCTCAGAGCCTTCGGTCGTCGCCGTCCAGAAGGACTACCGGGGCATGAAGCGCGTCCTCGCCGTCGGCAAGGAGGCGAAGATGATGGTCGGCCGAACGCCGGGCCACATCTACGCCATCCGCCCGATGCGCGAAGGCGTCATCGCCGACTTCGAAGTCACCCGCGAGATGCTCCGCTACTTCATCCGCAAAGCGCACAACCGTAAGACGCTCGTGCGCCCCCGGATCATCATCTCGGTCCCCTTCGGCATCACCGAGGTCGAAAAACGCGCGGTCAAGGAAAGCGCGATGAGCGCGGGCGCCCGCGAGGTCTATCTGGTCGAGGAGCCGATGGCGGCCGCGATCGGCGCGGGCCTGCCGATCACCGAACCGTCGGGAAACATGATCGTCGATATCGGCGGCGGCACGACCGAGGTCGCGGTCATTTCGCTGGCGGGCATCGTCCTATCGCAGTCGGTCCGCATCGCCGGCGACAAGATGGACGAGGCGATCATCCAGTTCCTCAAACGCAAGTACAACCTGTTCATCGGCGAATCGACGGCCGAGCGCATCAAGATGACGATCGGCACCGCGTATCACACGGACGAGCTGATGACGATGGAGGTCAAGGGACGCGACCTGGTCGCGGGCGTTCCCAAGACCATCGAGATCAATTCGGATGAGATTCGCGATTCGATGATCGAGCCGATCAACGCGATCGTACAGGCGGTGCGTCTGGCGCTTGAACGCACGCCGCCGGAACTCGCGAGCGATATCGTGGACAAGGGGATCGTTCTGGCCGGCGGCGGCGCGCTGCTGCGCCATGTCGACGTGTTGCTGCGCGAAGAGACCGGGTTGCCCATCACGATCTGCGACGATCCGTTGTCGGCGGTCGTGCTGGGCACCGGCAAGATGCTGGACGAGCTGGATCTCCTGCGCCAGGTGGCGATCCAGGCCTGA